From the genome of Brassica oleracea var. oleracea cultivar TO1000 chromosome C4, BOL, whole genome shotgun sequence:
CACACAAACCAGAAAACAGTCGTCTAGTAAGTCAAAAAGGTGACAAGTATACAAAACCAATAGAAAGAGTAAGAGACTAAGTTAAGGTCCCATGATCTTTATGATGAGAACTTTAAAATCCAAACGAGCTATGTTACAAAACGCCAAGTTTATCAGTGCCCTAATTAAAATGCTTCCATAAGCTTCGGGTCGACCTCCTTATGGTCTAGAAAGGTGGACAGATTAGTACTCTGAAACGCTTCCATCCCTTGGATTCTAACTTTTACGATAGTGTTTTTTTCGATGTTGTAATATATAACGCAGGAGGGGTGACCAAACACGATTTCATTACTATCAGTAACTCCAGCAAAGCGTAACACGTCTTTTCCAACCACATTTTTTAACACAGAAGGCAGTATGTATGTATGCTTCGACCATTCCAGCTTTTCAGAATCCCCTATGACCATCAACTCTATACTGTGAGTTCCACCAAGTTTAAACCTGTTAATCTTAACTGAACCTAATTTGCCATTGTAGTTAATCATAGATTGGTTAAATACTGCTTTCTTGAAAGTCGTGTCCAGTTCAATACAACTGAACTTCTCAGACATAACGTGAAAGCAAACTATTATAGAAGTTCGTGTACGATAATTTTTGGCTTTATAATACAAAACACCATTGATGCATATTCCTTTAAGCCAACAATAATGGGGTACGCAGCATTGTATTATTCTCCACTCAATTTTTTCAGTTCCTAGAGTCAGAAGTTGATGCTCGGTGATACAACGGTCGAAGTCATATCTCGAGGATAATACCTTGAATCGTTTATAAATGGGATCATACCCCAAAAAACTCATCGTTTCAAGCATGGTTCTCACCTCAACCATCCTCGTTTTCTTCACTTTGGGTAACGTTAATGTTTGTCCCGTGCTAGGATTACATATTATATGTACTATTGACATCTCTGATCTCTCTATAAACTCTTTATCTGTGAGACAGACCAGGCCGTGGACAGGACCACTAATTTCACAGTGATACTGATAACCACCAAAGGAGATACGGGAAAGATGCTTGACGGCTACAGGAGACGAGTTTTGAGGCTGAGGTGACGAGAGGAATAGGAACTTGCCTTTTTCTCTGTAGACGAACAATAGATGCGGGCGAGCTGAAGATCTGATGTTAAACAACTCCGTGAAATACGGAAGGCGAAGTGTGGAGGCCCAGAGCTTTGATACGCAACGACATCTCCCTATAGACTTCACTGCCTCGAGAGTATTTCGATTATGAGTTCAGTAGGGATCGTATTCGTATCTGAGTTTTCTCTTTCATCCAACAAGATCTTAGCTCGCGTATTGCGCTTAGATTTCATGGCTAAGACGACTGCAGTGAACCCTAGCTTTCCTCTGAGCTCCTAAGGTTCGAAAGATTTTAAAGAATATAAGTAAAAAGGGCTTTATTACGATATATTCAATATCGTATAGTTTCCTATATTCTTTGTTAAAGTTATGTATAGTTTCCTATTAGTTATAAGGAAACATGGATGTTAGACCATCATTGGAGTTGTATAAAGTCTCAGCTGTATAGCTTAATAAAATCAAGTCAGTTTGATATCCAATTCTATATGGTATCAGAGCTAAGATCATTCTAAATACAAAATATCCATCGTTCCTCTTGTTCATAGTTTGGACAAGTTCTTGTTCTTAGTCGATCTGTTCAAAGTTTGAACTAACCTAATATCGTCAGTGACGATGTTTGACCTAAGTTCGGTTACTAAGGTTGATAAACCTGTTGCAGAGGGGCCCCTTAGTACCTCTCCGTATGCTCTCTATGGTTCCGACAACCCCGGAGCCATGATCACACCTGTTAAGCTAAACGGCGAGAATTACAATCAGTGGGCAAGTGAGATGCTCAACGCCCTTCAGGCAAAGCGTAAAGTGGGTTTTATTAATGGCTCTTTGAAGAAACCTCTTGCCGATGATCCCGACCATGACAACTGGATTGCAGTGAATTCCATGATCATTGGCTAGATTAGGGCGGCTATAGAGCCAAACGTGAAGTGACGTTCGTAAGCGATGCAAGTCAGCTGTGATCGGAGTTGAAACAGAGGTTCTCAGTTGGGAACAAAGTCAGTATTCATCAACTTAAAGCTCAGCAAGCGGCATGTCCACAAGAAGGTCAAAGCGTGCTTGAATATTATGGCAGACTGTGTTCCTTGTGGGAAGAATATGCAGTCTATCGTCCCCTGCCTATGTGTACTTGCGGTGCAGCTAATGAAATCAGGCAAGAAAGAGAGGACGACAAAGTTCACCAGTTCATCATGGGTCTTGATGACTCTCGCTTTGGAGGTCTGTGTACATCCTTGATTGGTATGGATCCTCTGCCGATCTTTGGAGAAGTGTACTCCAAAGTGATACGAGAAGAGCAGCGTCTGAATTCTTCTCGCGGTCATGAGCAGCAACAAGATGCGATAGGATTTGTTGCTCGACAAACGGAGATGGCGTCTCCAAACCAGAGTGGTTCCAGGTCCGACACGTCAATTCTTTGAAACAAAGATCGACAGAGTCACTGCTCTCATTGCGGACGAAGTGGACATGAGAAAAAGGATTGCTGGCAGTTGGTGGGATTTCCGGAATGGTGGAATGAGCGATCCGATCGTACTGCAGCTGGTCGTGGACGAGGCAGAAGTGGTCGTGGTGGCAGAGGCAGAGGACAGACGGCTACGGCTCATGCTACCAGCTCAAACTCATCGGCCTTTCCAGAGTTTACACAAGAACAATGGCCAGATCAGTCATTGTGGCATCAGCGTTTAGGACATCCTAGTTTTAATGTGCTTTCGGCTTTACCTTTGTTCTCTTCTTCTTCTACTAGCTCACGTCACTGTGACGTATGTTTTAGAGCTAAGCAAACTCGAGAAGTTTTTCCAGACAGTATTAATAAATCAGTTGATTGTTTTTCATTAATTCATGTCGACGTATGGGGTCCATACCGTGTTCCTTCTTCTTGTGGTGCTGTATATTTTCTGACTATTGTTGATGATTTCTCTCGATCAGTGT
Proteins encoded in this window:
- the LOC106338093 gene encoding LOW QUALITY PROTEIN: putative F-box protein At2g19630 (The sequence of the model RefSeq protein was modified relative to this genomic sequence to represent the inferred CDS: inserted 1 base in 1 codon); this encodes MKSKRNTRAKILLDERENSDTNTIPTELIIEILSRXVKSIGRCRCVSKLWASTLRLPYFTELFNIRSSARPHLLFVYREKGKFLFLSSPQPQNSSPVAVKHLSRISFGGYQYHCEISGPVHGLVCLTDKEFIERSEMSIVHIICNPSTGQTLTLPKVKKTRMVEVRTMLETMSFLGYDPIYKRFKVLSSRYDFDRCITEHQLLTLGTEKIEWRIIQCCVPHYCWLKGICINGVLYYKAKNYRTRTSIIVCFHVMSEKFSCIELDTTFKKAVFNQSMINYNGKLGSVKINRFKLGGTHSIELMVIGDSEKLEWSKHTYILPSVLKNVVGKDVLRFAGVTDSNEIVFGHPSCVIYYNIEKNTIVKVRIQGMEAFQSTNLSTFLDHKEVDPKLMEAF